The following are encoded together in the Fodinibius salinus genome:
- a CDS encoding TerC family protein produces MEHSFLLWSIFNVFIIVMLVVDLVVLHKEDEAVSIKEALYWTGVWIVLALIFGLGVYYYMGSQTALDYYTGYLIEKSLSVDNIFVFLLVFTYFKVPSEFQHKVLFWGIFGALVMRLIFIFTGVALLERFHWIIYVFGGFLVFTGIKLAMEKDKEVHPERNPVLKLVRRFFPTTKSYYGSKFFIRKMGRLIATPLFIVLIVIETTDLVFALDSIPAILAITRDEFIIYSSNAFAILGLRALYFAVSGIMRLFHYLHYGLSFILVFVGVKMLLSDLYHIPTPYALAFVAGALILSIVASIMNPQEEDPIAEENMPDEE; encoded by the coding sequence TTGGAACATTCGTTTCTACTTTGGTCGATTTTCAATGTTTTTATCATTGTAATGCTCGTTGTCGACCTGGTTGTACTACACAAAGAAGATGAAGCCGTCAGCATAAAAGAAGCGCTATATTGGACAGGTGTCTGGATTGTGCTGGCACTCATTTTTGGTTTGGGCGTATACTATTATATGGGCTCCCAAACCGCCCTCGACTACTACACCGGCTACCTTATTGAAAAGTCGCTGAGCGTTGATAACATTTTCGTATTTTTGCTGGTTTTCACTTATTTCAAAGTACCATCCGAATTTCAGCATAAGGTGTTATTCTGGGGGATTTTCGGGGCATTGGTCATGCGGCTTATTTTTATTTTTACTGGGGTAGCTCTACTCGAACGTTTCCATTGGATTATCTATGTCTTTGGAGGCTTTCTTGTTTTTACGGGCATTAAACTTGCAATGGAAAAGGATAAGGAGGTCCATCCTGAACGGAATCCAGTGTTAAAATTAGTGCGGCGTTTTTTTCCAACAACAAAAAGTTATTACGGCTCAAAGTTTTTCATTCGAAAAATGGGTCGGCTCATTGCCACACCTTTGTTTATCGTTCTCATTGTTATTGAAACAACGGATCTCGTTTTTGCCCTCGACTCTATCCCTGCTATTCTGGCTATAACCCGCGACGAGTTTATCATTTATAGCTCCAACGCCTTTGCCATTCTAGGTCTCAGAGCTCTTTATTTTGCTGTTTCCGGAATTATGCGCTTGTTCCACTATCTACATTACGGGTTATCATTTATTCTCGTTTTCGTGGGTGTAAAAATGCTGCTTTCTGACCTCTATCACATACCCACACCATACGCTCTGGCATTTGTTGCCGGCGCGCTTATCCTCTCCATCGTGGCTTCCATCATGAATCCACAGGAAGAAGACCCCATAGCTGAAGAAAACATGCCCGACGAAGAATAA
- the thpR gene encoding RNA 2',3'-cyclic phosphodiesterase — protein MRLFIALPISESIKTQLAELKQPMDGVHWQSPDQMHLTLKFLGETKESPAQQLTDYLTNIEHPVLSLTINKLGTFPQSKKPRVLWAGIKKNDSLTTLHEKIEQLCTSLGFDPENRSFIPHITLARMKDVSKEDIAPFINQHEQFHISDILVDQFVLYESRLGSDGAIHHQLQNIKLEKH, from the coding sequence ATGCGGCTGTTTATTGCTCTACCCATATCTGAGAGTATAAAGACACAGCTTGCCGAACTGAAACAACCGATGGATGGAGTGCATTGGCAATCCCCGGACCAGATGCATTTGACACTGAAGTTTCTGGGAGAAACTAAAGAGAGCCCCGCGCAGCAACTAACTGATTATCTAACCAACATAGAACACCCGGTGCTTTCTCTCACCATCAACAAGCTGGGAACCTTTCCACAATCCAAAAAACCCCGCGTGTTGTGGGCAGGTATTAAAAAGAATGATTCACTGACTACGCTGCATGAGAAAATTGAACAACTGTGTACTTCACTGGGATTTGACCCCGAAAACCGTTCCTTTATCCCGCATATTACGTTGGCTCGGATGAAGGACGTTTCCAAAGAAGATATTGCCCCCTTTATTAATCAGCATGAACAGTTTCATATTTCTGATATATTGGTTGATCAGTTCGTACTGTATGAAAGCAGGCTGGGTTCGGATGGAGCGATACACCATCAGTTGCAAAACATTAAACTGGAAAAACATTAA
- a CDS encoding alpha/beta hydrolase: MRISQTLFYVLVSIGIGYLLILLLMYLLQSKMIYHPTRAMIATPSSVGLQFENIRFETEDDLSLHGWFIPADSAAPTVLYFHGNAGNISGRIETLHLLHDLGLNVFMFDYRGYGKSQGTPTETGTYRDATAAWNYLTKTSKTEADQIIIMGRSLGGSIAAWLAARQDPAAVIMESTFTSAADLGADLYPWLPVRWMLKYDYNTLAHIREIDEPIFMAHSKDDQIVPYHHGQQLFEIVQESKRFIELRGSHGSAFWETGEKYREGLKQFLEENTSLNSGIKE, translated from the coding sequence GTGCGTATTTCTCAAACTTTGTTTTATGTTTTAGTCAGTATTGGTATCGGGTATCTGCTGATTCTGTTGTTGATGTATCTCTTGCAAAGCAAGATGATCTATCATCCTACCAGGGCGATGATTGCCACGCCATCAAGCGTGGGCCTCCAGTTCGAGAATATCCGATTTGAAACTGAGGATGATCTTTCTCTGCACGGCTGGTTTATTCCTGCCGATTCGGCTGCACCGACAGTGCTTTATTTTCACGGCAACGCGGGAAATATATCCGGTCGCATAGAGACGTTGCATTTACTGCATGATTTGGGACTCAACGTTTTTATGTTTGATTACCGAGGATATGGTAAAAGCCAGGGGACACCCACCGAGACGGGTACCTATCGAGATGCAACGGCGGCATGGAATTATTTGACGAAAACCAGTAAAACTGAAGCCGACCAGATTATAATTATGGGTCGATCGCTGGGCGGTTCCATTGCGGCGTGGCTGGCCGCGCGCCAAGATCCTGCTGCCGTCATCATGGAATCAACTTTTACTTCGGCAGCTGATTTGGGAGCTGACCTGTATCCCTGGTTGCCGGTGCGCTGGATGCTGAAGTATGATTATAATACCTTGGCACACATACGCGAAATTGACGAACCGATATTTATGGCGCATAGCAAAGATGATCAGATTGTGCCTTATCATCATGGGCAACAATTATTTGAGATTGTCCAAGAGTCCAAACGGTTTATTGAACTGCGCGGATCACACGGTTCTGCTTTTTGGGAGACTGGTGAAAAATATCGAGAAGGATTGAAACAGTTTTTAGAAGAGAATACGTCGTTAAATTCAGGAATTAAGGAGTAA
- a CDS encoding hydrogen peroxide-inducible genes activator has product MTLTQLSYIVAVDRYRHFATAAEKSFVTQPTLSMQIHKLEDELGITIFDRSKSPVVPTEIGKKIIKQAKKMLKQEKHIEDLASLGDEELHGTFRIGIIPTIAPYLLPLFLRKFRDNYPKVQLIIEEVKTEKLLDLVNQDYLDIGVIATPSDRGHIFEEDLYYEPFMGYVSESHPLAQKDKLSVDDLEGADVWLLNEGHCFRDQTVQLCKKFRKNKLDDQHIEFESGNLETLKQLVEQNFGMTLLPYLAQNQINGECAKAHIRHFKNPIPRRKVRVVYGREYLKQNVIKAFKKEIMDAIPDELKEPEDALIVE; this is encoded by the coding sequence ATGACTTTGACCCAACTTTCCTACATCGTAGCTGTAGATCGATATCGCCATTTTGCCACTGCGGCCGAGAAGTCCTTTGTTACCCAGCCTACGCTCAGCATGCAAATTCACAAGCTAGAGGATGAGCTGGGTATCACTATTTTTGACCGATCTAAGTCGCCTGTAGTACCTACCGAGATTGGGAAAAAAATTATTAAACAGGCAAAAAAAATGCTAAAACAAGAAAAACATATCGAAGATCTAGCCTCTCTGGGTGATGAGGAACTGCACGGCACTTTTCGGATTGGTATTATCCCTACGATAGCTCCCTATTTGCTGCCGCTTTTTCTCCGCAAGTTTCGCGACAATTATCCCAAGGTACAGCTCATTATCGAAGAGGTTAAAACAGAAAAGCTTTTAGACCTTGTTAACCAGGATTACCTGGATATCGGCGTTATTGCAACCCCCTCCGATCGTGGACACATTTTTGAAGAAGATCTCTACTATGAACCCTTCATGGGATATGTATCCGAATCACATCCTCTGGCACAGAAGGATAAACTTTCTGTTGATGATTTAGAAGGTGCAGATGTATGGCTACTTAATGAAGGACATTGTTTCCGTGACCAAACCGTGCAGCTGTGTAAGAAGTTCCGCAAAAATAAGCTCGATGACCAGCATATCGAGTTCGAAAGTGGTAACCTGGAAACACTCAAACAACTTGTGGAGCAAAATTTTGGGATGACCCTCCTGCCCTATCTGGCACAAAATCAGATTAATGGGGAATGTGCCAAAGCCCATATTCGTCACTTCAAGAATCCGATTCCACGCCGAAAAGTACGTGTAGTCTATGGACGTGAATACCTCAAGCAAAATGTTATTAAAGCATTCAAAAAAGAAATTATGGATGCCATTCCTGATGAACTTAAAGAACCCGAAGATGCATTGATTGTAGAATAG
- the trxA gene encoding thioredoxin: MSKALELTDDSFEDEVVNAESGTPVLVDFWAEWCGPCKMVGPVVEELADEFEGQAKVGKVDVDSNPELSTKYGIRSIPALLIFKDGEVVDQIVGAVPKAKLKKQLEAQVN; this comes from the coding sequence ATGAGTAAAGCTTTAGAACTTACAGATGATTCGTTTGAAGACGAGGTTGTAAATGCAGAATCAGGTACTCCGGTGCTTGTTGATTTCTGGGCGGAATGGTGCGGCCCCTGTAAAATGGTCGGTCCCGTAGTTGAAGAACTTGCAGATGAATTTGAAGGACAGGCTAAAGTTGGAAAGGTTGATGTTGATTCCAATCCTGAGCTTTCTACCAAATACGGTATTCGAAGTATTCCGGCACTTCTTATCTTTAAAGATGGCGAAGTTGTCGATCAGATCGTAGGTGCGGTACCCAAAGCCAAACTTAAAAAGCAGCTAGAAGCGCAAGTTAACTAG
- a CDS encoding secondary thiamine-phosphate synthase enzyme YjbQ, protein MDITSKEITVEAEGFSDIKNITNEVQRFVAESKFREGIIHIFPIGSTASISTIEFEPALVQDMQDKLDEFASRDQTTRHGQTWGDDNGFSHMRATMMGPGITVPLHEGKPVLGTWQQIVIINHDNKPRERRIFLQVMGQ, encoded by the coding sequence ATGGATATTACAAGCAAAGAAATAACCGTTGAGGCCGAGGGATTTTCGGACATCAAAAATATTACCAATGAGGTACAGCGATTTGTTGCCGAGAGTAAGTTCAGAGAGGGAATCATCCATATTTTCCCAATAGGATCGACAGCGTCTATTTCGACTATCGAATTTGAGCCGGCACTTGTTCAGGATATGCAAGACAAGCTCGATGAGTTTGCGTCTCGTGATCAAACCACTCGTCATGGCCAGACCTGGGGCGACGATAATGGGTTTTCGCATATGCGTGCCACCATGATGGGCCCGGGCATTACAGTGCCGCTGCACGAGGGTAAGCCGGTATTGGGTACTTGGCAACAGATAGTGATCATTAATCACGATAATAAACCAAGAGAGCGACGTATTTTTTTGCAGGTGATGGGGCAGTAA
- a CDS encoding acylphosphatase — protein MQQAHVFIEGRVQGVGFRHFAKVNAEEVGVFGWIKNLPDGRVEAVFAGPLDHIREMVNRCEDGPGASRVDNIDVTVEETDEEYKEFEVRYH, from the coding sequence ATGCAGCAAGCTCATGTATTTATCGAAGGACGAGTGCAAGGCGTAGGATTTCGCCATTTTGCAAAAGTAAATGCCGAAGAGGTAGGTGTATTTGGATGGATTAAAAATTTGCCCGACGGAAGGGTTGAAGCCGTTTTTGCGGGCCCTCTGGATCACATTCGAGAGATGGTGAATCGATGCGAAGACGGTCCCGGCGCCAGCCGTGTAGATAATATTGATGTAACGGTAGAAGAGACCGACGAAGAATACAAAGAATTTGAAGTGCGTTATCACTGA
- a CDS encoding DNA-3-methyladenine glycosylase family protein, which yields MSSWTLESIPPHDWFLCLDIDQYFDHEHDPEKVFEDGFTRPIPLKDRDVLVTTFFNGDPTNPEFHFESAEPLSKDEITEANKSLSRIFGTDLDLRPLYDRLADDPVIGPKLTDLYGLKRMARANLFEDTINRIISMRLSHKPTAKKMVYKVRENYGSLVTADGTSLPAWPRPHQLVKANPMGIRQLEPGPTKRKGEFIIGFAEDLLSGERDLHHLETCKPEVFYDIIQNVRGVGPTSAQQLMLFRNRTDAIFPSNKSSGKEKGLRKWIIINYGEDPNTINETDFQQMIEDWEGYEAAALEFMFVSWVLSEKEKNRKK from the coding sequence ATGAGCAGTTGGACGCTAGAATCAATACCGCCACACGACTGGTTTCTATGCCTCGATATCGATCAGTATTTTGATCACGAACATGATCCCGAAAAGGTTTTTGAAGATGGATTTACCCGGCCTATCCCCCTTAAAGACCGGGATGTTTTGGTCACTACTTTTTTTAATGGGGATCCGACAAATCCGGAGTTCCATTTCGAAAGCGCGGAGCCACTTAGCAAGGATGAGATAACCGAAGCCAATAAAAGTTTGAGCCGTATCTTCGGCACCGATCTGGACTTACGTCCTCTGTATGATAGATTAGCAGACGATCCGGTTATCGGTCCGAAGCTAACCGATTTATATGGACTAAAACGCATGGCAAGGGCTAACCTTTTTGAGGATACTATAAACCGTATTATCTCTATGCGACTTTCACACAAGCCCACAGCTAAGAAGATGGTCTATAAAGTGCGCGAAAATTATGGATCTCTTGTTACTGCAGACGGTACCAGCTTACCAGCCTGGCCACGTCCGCACCAGCTAGTAAAGGCCAATCCCATGGGTATACGTCAGTTAGAGCCCGGCCCCACCAAGCGAAAAGGCGAATTTATTATCGGATTTGCAGAAGATCTGCTTTCCGGAGAACGCGACCTGCATCACCTGGAGACCTGCAAACCGGAGGTATTCTACGATATCATACAAAATGTACGGGGCGTGGGACCAACCTCAGCCCAACAGTTAATGCTGTTTCGCAATCGCACGGATGCAATTTTCCCCAGCAACAAATCATCCGGCAAAGAAAAAGGGCTACGCAAATGGATTATCATCAACTATGGAGAGGACCCAAATACAATCAATGAAACAGATTTCCAACAGATGATTGAAGATTGGGAAGGCTATGAGGCAGCAGCTTTGGAATTTATGTTTGTAAGCTGGGTGCTCAGCGAAAAAGAGAAAAACCGAAAAAAATAA
- the dnaE gene encoding DNA polymerase III subunit alpha, translating into MNFSHLHNHTQFSMLDGAAGIEQLIKKSKRHGMPGIAITDHGNMFGVPEFVNEAHKHDVKPIIGCEFYITPSGMDDKQDRTRYHQVLLAKNMTGYRNLSKLCSLGYTEGMYYKPRIDKETLAEHAEGLIATTCCIASEINQTLINGEEKDARALFEWYLDIFGDDYYVELQRHGLEDQNRCNETLVKWAKEYNVKMIATNDCHYVEEEDSEAHDILLALQTNADIDDPNRFRFTDDDNNLNTDFYLKTPEEMKELFSDLPEAIDNTNEIIEKIDDIELSSDLLLPHYSIPDEYDSMYDYLRQLTYEGAKERYGEVRQDVSERIEQELNIIKEMDFVGYFLITQDFTTEARKRDVFVGPGRGSAAGSIVAYCLGIINIDPLRHDLLFERFLNPERVSPPDIDIDFDDSGRQEVIDYVVEEYGRDNVAQIVTYGTMKAKTAIRDVGRVLGVPLQEVDRITKMFPDGPSLNEFEDVLDTQKNPESANDIQELFEHPDPQIQKMMRFARTLEGSARQTGVHAAGVIIAPGEISEYVPVALSKDKELITQYDGPNAEDCGLLKMDFLGLKTLSILKTSIKYIEENHGEHWELDDIPEDDEKTFELYQQGNTIGTFQFESDGMRKYLKQLKPTELDDLIAMNALYRPGPMQFIPEYIDRKHDRSEVEYPHPDLKELLEPTYGIMIYQEQIMKAAQIIADYSLGEADLLRRAMGKKKQKVMAEQREIFTEKAINNGVSEEKAEEIFDIMAEFANYGFNKSHSAAYSVVAYQTAFFKANYPAEYMAAVLTHNMGDIDKVSKFIEECYRNDITVDPPDINNGAGKFVAVDGRIQYGMEAIKGVGSNAVQEVVKERRENGKFESIFDFARRIDSRVCNKRTLESLFQAGAFDGLNPNRRQLLQHMEVIISYGSRVQEMEDSNQSDLFGEGEDSSSAIDEPEFDPIERWSNMERLNKERELIGFYLSGHPLDKYSEDLQMFCSHTLDSDELEKLDDRTDIRAAGIITDVSRVTDKKGRPFAFLEMEDRQGKVEVVAFNDVYDSNLGMIQEDTRVVVDGSFDSSRGKLQIIANNFERIESMREKYQDQIELQIDIDTNFVTDDELEEMAKLFGRHRGETNVSFNVLSQEAKRPFRMNVRKFVVDPNEQLLSGLKSLVGEEAVALQRNKTNGR; encoded by the coding sequence ATGAATTTTTCACACCTCCATAATCATACGCAATTTAGCATGCTTGACGGTGCCGCCGGCATCGAACAGCTCATCAAGAAATCCAAGAGGCATGGGATGCCGGGGATTGCTATTACCGACCATGGTAACATGTTTGGAGTTCCTGAGTTTGTCAATGAAGCGCACAAACATGATGTAAAACCGATTATTGGATGTGAGTTTTATATTACGCCCTCGGGAATGGATGACAAGCAGGACCGTACACGCTATCACCAAGTACTGCTGGCCAAAAACATGACCGGATATCGGAATCTCTCAAAGCTTTGTTCGCTGGGCTATACTGAGGGCATGTACTATAAGCCGCGCATCGACAAGGAGACGCTGGCCGAACATGCTGAGGGACTCATTGCTACTACCTGCTGTATTGCCAGTGAGATTAATCAGACCCTCATCAACGGTGAAGAAAAAGATGCCCGCGCCTTGTTTGAATGGTATTTAGATATATTTGGGGATGATTATTATGTAGAATTACAGCGGCACGGCCTTGAAGATCAAAATCGTTGTAACGAGACGCTTGTTAAATGGGCCAAGGAGTATAACGTAAAGATGATTGCAACCAACGATTGCCACTATGTGGAGGAGGAAGACTCTGAGGCACACGATATTCTGCTGGCCCTGCAGACTAACGCAGACATTGATGACCCCAATCGTTTTCGCTTTACTGATGATGATAACAACCTGAATACTGATTTTTATCTGAAGACGCCCGAGGAGATGAAAGAGTTGTTCAGCGATCTCCCTGAGGCTATTGACAATACCAACGAGATCATCGAGAAGATTGATGATATAGAGCTCAGTTCGGATCTGCTGCTGCCCCACTACAGTATTCCCGACGAGTATGACTCGATGTATGATTACCTTCGTCAACTGACCTATGAAGGTGCTAAGGAGCGGTATGGCGAAGTTAGACAAGATGTAAGCGAACGCATTGAGCAAGAGCTTAACATCATCAAAGAGATGGACTTTGTGGGCTACTTTTTAATTACACAGGATTTTACCACCGAGGCCCGAAAGCGCGATGTGTTTGTAGGACCGGGACGAGGTTCGGCCGCCGGGTCTATCGTGGCGTATTGTCTGGGGATTATCAATATCGATCCGTTACGGCACGATTTGCTGTTTGAGCGATTTCTGAATCCTGAGCGCGTAAGTCCACCTGATATTGATATCGACTTTGATGACAGCGGGCGACAGGAGGTTATCGACTATGTGGTTGAAGAGTACGGCCGGGACAACGTTGCGCAAATTGTGACCTATGGTACCATGAAGGCCAAAACGGCTATCCGCGATGTGGGGCGTGTGCTGGGTGTGCCGCTACAGGAGGTAGATCGGATTACCAAGATGTTTCCTGATGGTCCCTCGCTCAACGAGTTTGAAGACGTGCTTGATACGCAGAAAAATCCCGAGTCGGCTAATGACATTCAAGAGCTTTTTGAGCATCCCGATCCACAGATTCAGAAGATGATGCGTTTTGCTCGCACGCTGGAAGGTTCGGCTCGGCAGACGGGCGTCCACGCAGCTGGGGTTATTATCGCACCGGGCGAAATAAGCGAATATGTGCCCGTGGCGCTATCGAAAGACAAAGAGCTGATTACTCAGTACGACGGACCCAATGCCGAAGATTGTGGTTTGCTGAAGATGGACTTTCTGGGATTGAAGACCCTGTCAATCCTAAAAACCTCCATCAAATATATCGAAGAGAATCACGGGGAGCACTGGGAGTTAGATGACATTCCCGAAGATGATGAAAAGACGTTTGAGCTTTATCAGCAAGGCAATACCATTGGCACCTTCCAGTTTGAGTCCGACGGCATGCGGAAGTATCTGAAACAGCTGAAGCCGACTGAGCTGGATGATTTAATTGCCATGAACGCTCTCTATCGGCCGGGTCCCATGCAGTTTATCCCCGAATATATTGATCGCAAGCACGACCGGTCGGAGGTAGAGTATCCACATCCCGACCTAAAAGAACTGCTGGAGCCGACCTACGGTATCATGATTTACCAGGAGCAGATTATGAAAGCGGCTCAAATTATTGCCGACTATTCGCTGGGTGAAGCAGATCTGCTGCGGCGTGCGATGGGCAAGAAGAAGCAGAAAGTGATGGCTGAGCAGCGTGAAATTTTTACTGAAAAAGCCATTAATAATGGAGTCTCCGAAGAGAAGGCCGAAGAGATTTTCGACATCATGGCCGAGTTTGCCAATTATGGATTTAACAAGTCACACTCGGCAGCCTATTCAGTGGTGGCCTATCAAACAGCTTTTTTCAAGGCCAACTATCCCGCCGAATACATGGCAGCAGTGCTCACGCACAACATGGGGGATATTGATAAAGTCTCGAAGTTTATTGAAGAGTGTTATCGCAATGATATTACCGTAGATCCACCGGATATTAATAACGGGGCCGGGAAATTTGTAGCGGTTGATGGTCGTATTCAATACGGCATGGAAGCTATTAAAGGTGTGGGGTCTAATGCTGTTCAGGAGGTTGTAAAAGAACGAAGGGAGAACGGCAAGTTTGAATCCATCTTTGATTTTGCTCGCCGTATTGATTCGCGTGTCTGTAACAAACGAACACTCGAAAGCTTGTTCCAGGCCGGTGCTTTTGATGGGTTAAATCCCAACCGCCGTCAGCTGCTGCAGCATATGGAGGTGATCATCAGTTACGGGTCGCGGGTGCAGGAGATGGAGGATTCCAATCAGTCAGATTTGTTTGGCGAAGGTGAAGACAGCAGTTCGGCTATTGATGAGCCCGAATTTGATCCTATTGAGCGGTGGTCAAACATGGAGCGGCTGAACAAAGAGCGAGAGTTGATTGGGTTTTACTTGAGTGGGCATCCACTGGATAAATACAGCGAAGATTTGCAAATGTTTTGCTCTCATACCCTTGATTCTGATGAGTTGGAAAAGCTAGATGATCGGACGGATATTCGTGCTGCCGGTATAATTACGGATGTGAGCCGAGTGACTGATAAAAAGGGACGCCCCTTTGCCTTTTTAGAAATGGAAGACCGGCAGGGCAAGGTAGAAGTAGTGGCTTTTAATGATGTTTATGATAGTAACCTGGGTATGATTCAGGAGGATACACGGGTGGTAGTGGATGGCAGTTTTGACTCATCCCGAGGCAAACTTCAGATTATTGCGAACAATTTTGAACGGATAGAAAGTATGCGCGAGAAATATCAGGATCAAATTGAGCTTCAGATCGACATTGATACCAATTTTGTTACGGATGATGAACTGGAAGAGATGGCCAAGCTGTTTGGTCGGCACCGCGGCGAAACGAATGTCAGTTTTAATGTGCTTAGTCAAGAGGCCAAACGACCGTTTCGGATGAATGTGCGCAAGTTTGTTGTAGATCCCAATGAGCAGTTACTCAGCGGTTTAAAATCGCTGGTAGGCGAAGAGGCGGTTGCCCTGCAACGCAATAAAACCAACGGAAGGTAA